In Burkholderia contaminans, the following proteins share a genomic window:
- the msrQ gene encoding protein-methionine-sulfoxide reductase heme-binding subunit MsrQ, producing the protein MPPSTLTAAPTARAGQAAGAARSGAIRPAAPRWLAPAKVLVFAAGLYPLARLVLFGLTDRLGANPIEFITRSTGLWTLVILCITLAVTPLRRMTGFATLLRFRRMIGLFAFFYATLHFTTYLWFDKWFDVGEILKDVGKRPFITVGFAAFVLLIPLAATSPRAMVRRLGRHWATLHSAIYAIALFGVLHFWWMRAGKHNLAQPKLYAAVVAALLGWRLIAWGWRRVRA; encoded by the coding sequence ATGCCCCCTTCGACGTTGACGGCCGCGCCTACAGCCCGCGCTGGCCAGGCTGCCGGTGCCGCACGGAGCGGCGCGATCCGTCCCGCCGCGCCGCGCTGGCTCGCGCCGGCCAAGGTGCTGGTTTTCGCGGCCGGCCTTTATCCGCTCGCGCGTCTCGTGCTGTTCGGGCTGACCGACCGGCTCGGCGCGAATCCGATCGAGTTCATCACGCGCTCGACGGGTCTCTGGACGCTCGTGATCCTGTGCATCACGCTCGCCGTCACGCCGCTTCGGCGCATGACGGGGTTCGCCACGCTGCTGCGCTTTCGCCGGATGATCGGGCTGTTCGCGTTCTTCTACGCGACGCTGCACTTCACGACCTACCTGTGGTTCGACAAGTGGTTCGACGTCGGCGAGATCCTGAAGGACGTCGGCAAGCGCCCGTTCATCACGGTCGGTTTTGCCGCGTTCGTGCTGCTGATTCCGCTCGCGGCAACGTCGCCGCGCGCGATGGTGCGCCGCCTGGGCCGCCACTGGGCGACCCTGCATAGCGCGATCTACGCGATCGCGCTATTCGGTGTGCTGCACTTCTGGTGGATGAGGGCCGGCAAGCACAATCTCGCGCAGCCGAAGCTTTATGCGGCAGTCGTGGCCGCGTTGCTCGGCTGGCGGCTCATCGCATGGGGATGGCGGCGCGTGCGCGCGTGA
- the msrP gene encoding protein-methionine-sulfoxide reductase catalytic subunit MsrP has product MWIKRPLRNVLTGGDIAPGEITPRAVFENRRRVLQAAGLAAAGGLLGGSGAAWAAYASPDARAAKLAAKTNPKFVAADKVTPFKDITTYNNFYEFGTDKSDPAQNAGTLRPRPWRVSVEGEVLHPKVFDLDELLKLAPLEERVYRLRCVEGWSMVIPWIGVPLSELIKRVQPTGNAKYVQFVTLADPSQMPGLSTPVLDWPYSEGLRMDEAMNPLTLLTMGVYGQVLPNQNGAPVRIVVPWKYGFKSAKSLVKIRFVDKQPKTSWNTYAANEYGFYSNVNPNVDHPRWSQATERRIGEDGFFTPKRKTLMFNGYGDLVASMYQGMDLKKNF; this is encoded by the coding sequence ATGTGGATCAAACGCCCTTTGCGGAACGTACTGACCGGCGGCGATATTGCACCCGGCGAAATCACGCCGCGTGCGGTGTTCGAGAACCGGCGGCGCGTATTGCAGGCGGCCGGCCTCGCGGCGGCGGGCGGGCTGCTCGGTGGCAGCGGCGCAGCATGGGCCGCCTATGCGTCGCCCGATGCGCGGGCCGCGAAGCTTGCGGCGAAGACGAATCCGAAGTTCGTCGCAGCCGACAAGGTGACGCCGTTCAAGGACATCACCACCTACAACAACTTCTACGAATTCGGCACCGACAAGAGCGACCCCGCGCAGAACGCCGGCACGCTGCGGCCGCGCCCGTGGCGTGTGAGCGTCGAGGGCGAGGTGCTGCATCCGAAGGTGTTCGATCTCGACGAGCTGCTGAAGCTCGCGCCGCTCGAGGAGCGCGTGTACCGGCTGCGCTGCGTCGAGGGATGGTCGATGGTGATCCCTTGGATCGGCGTGCCGCTGTCCGAGCTGATCAAGCGCGTGCAGCCGACCGGCAACGCGAAATACGTGCAGTTCGTCACGCTGGCCGATCCGTCGCAGATGCCCGGCCTCTCGACGCCCGTGCTCGACTGGCCGTACTCGGAAGGGCTGCGGATGGACGAGGCGATGAATCCGCTGACGCTGCTGACGATGGGCGTCTACGGGCAGGTGCTGCCGAACCAGAACGGCGCGCCGGTGCGGATCGTCGTGCCGTGGAAGTACGGTTTCAAGAGCGCGAAGTCGCTCGTGAAGATCCGCTTCGTCGACAAGCAGCCGAAGACGAGCTGGAACACGTACGCCGCGAACGAGTACGGCTTCTATTCGAACGTGAACCCGAACGTCGATCATCCGCGCTGGAGCCAGGCGACCGAGCGGCGCATCGGCGAGGACGGCTTTTTCACGCCGAAGCGCAAGACGCTGATGTTCAACGGCTACGGCGACCTGGTCGCGTCGATGTACCAGGGCATGGACCTGAAGAAGAATTTCTGA
- the lptM gene encoding LPS translocon maturation chaperone LptM, whose amino-acid sequence MRVVFRMSAIVAALAILAGCGQSGALYLPTVPPMPKPLQQQDTPPSDVKPTDENASSDSVPDSSGTPLTLSPELSSSASSMPASASSPAVAK is encoded by the coding sequence ATGCGAGTCGTTTTCCGGATGAGCGCGATTGTAGCGGCTTTGGCGATTCTTGCCGGCTGCGGTCAAAGCGGCGCGCTCTATCTGCCCACCGTGCCTCCGATGCCCAAGCCACTCCAGCAGCAGGACACACCGCCGTCGGATGTGAAGCCGACCGATGAAAACGCGTCGTCCGACAGTGTGCCCGATTCGTCCGGCACGCCGCTCACGCTGTCACCCGAATTGTCGAGCAGCGCATCGTCCATGCCTGCATCGGCGTCGAGCCCGGCCGTCGCAAAGTAA
- the ccsB gene encoding c-type cytochrome biogenesis protein CcsB, with protein MDLTQVSSSHRASAQAPVTGPLFDDRPFLARLSLLDWLFALALVVGAGYALVHYNAHMDYYDKAVMIGTVPALIALGWRWKPARLMMASIAVLALLSIQIYQGDLARADSAFFLKYFLSSQSAILWMSALFVLATIFYWIGLLARSASGSAIGQKLTWVAVLMGFTGLMVRWYESYLIGADVGHIPVSNLYEVFVLFSLITALLYLYYEGHYGTRALGAFVLLVISAAVGFLMWYSVARDAQQIQPLVPALQSWWMKIHVPANFIGYGSFALSAMVSVAYLMKERGVLADRLPTLDVLDDVMYKSIAVGFAFFTIATILGALWAAEAWGGYWSWDPKETWALIVWLNYAAWLHMRLMKGLRGTVAAWWALTGLLVTTFAFLGVNMFLSGLHSYGKL; from the coding sequence ATGGATCTCACGCAAGTTTCCTCTTCCCATCGGGCGTCGGCCCAGGCTCCGGTTACGGGGCCGCTGTTCGACGACCGTCCGTTCCTCGCGCGCCTGTCGCTGCTCGACTGGCTGTTCGCACTGGCGCTCGTGGTGGGCGCGGGCTATGCGCTCGTGCACTACAACGCGCACATGGATTACTACGACAAGGCGGTGATGATCGGCACCGTGCCGGCGCTCATCGCGCTCGGCTGGCGCTGGAAGCCCGCGCGGCTGATGATGGCATCGATCGCCGTGCTGGCGCTGTTGTCGATCCAGATCTACCAGGGCGATCTCGCGCGCGCCGATTCTGCGTTCTTCCTCAAGTACTTCCTGTCGAGCCAGTCCGCGATCCTGTGGATGAGCGCGCTGTTCGTGCTCGCGACGATCTTCTACTGGATCGGCTTGCTCGCGCGCTCGGCGTCGGGTTCCGCGATCGGACAGAAGCTCACGTGGGTCGCCGTGCTGATGGGCTTCACCGGCTTGATGGTGCGCTGGTACGAGTCCTACCTGATCGGGGCGGACGTCGGGCACATTCCGGTGTCGAACCTGTATGAGGTGTTCGTCCTGTTCAGCCTGATCACCGCGCTGCTGTATCTGTATTACGAAGGCCACTACGGCACGCGCGCGCTCGGCGCGTTCGTGCTGCTGGTGATCAGCGCGGCCGTCGGCTTCCTGATGTGGTACTCGGTCGCGCGCGACGCGCAGCAGATCCAGCCGCTCGTACCGGCGCTGCAAAGCTGGTGGATGAAGATCCACGTGCCGGCGAACTTCATCGGCTACGGCAGCTTCGCGCTGTCGGCGATGGTGTCGGTTGCGTACCTGATGAAGGAGCGCGGCGTGCTCGCGGATCGCCTGCCGACGCTCGACGTGCTCGACGACGTGATGTACAAGTCGATCGCGGTCGGTTTCGCGTTCTTCACGATCGCGACGATCCTCGGCGCGCTGTGGGCCGCCGAAGCATGGGGCGGCTACTGGAGCTGGGACCCGAAGGAAACCTGGGCGCTGATCGTGTGGTTGAACTACGCGGCGTGGCTGCACATGCGCCTGATGAAGGGCCTGCGCGGCACGGTGGCTGCATGGTGGGCGCTCACGGGCCTGCTCGTGACGACCTTCGCGTTCCTCGGCGTCAACATGTTCCTGTCCGGGCTGCACAGCTACGGCAAGCTGTAA